The window TGTTTAAGCCATATAGCGTGGAGGAGGGGGAGTACTTAGTTAGGTTGGCTAGATTAGCCGTGGAGGAGTATGTTAAATCAAGGAGGATAATTAATGTGCCGAATGATGCTCCTCCAAAATTGATCCAGGATAATTACGGCGTATTCACAACTATTGAGACCATGGAGAATGAGAAGCGGGNATTAAGAGGATGCATCGGGTATCCCCGAGGCAATGTGAATACCGCCAAGGCCACTATATCCAGCGCGCTAGCGGCTGCCTTTGATGATCCAAGATTCATGCCGCTCACCCAAGAAGAGTTGAGTAAAGTGACCTTTGAGGTCAGCATATTAAGTCCATTGGAGAGAATTAAAATGGATCCACGGGATCTATCGAACCATATAGAGGTTGGGAGGCATGGAATAGTGATTCAACACGGCTTCGGCGGGGGACTCCTTTTGCCGCAGGNCCCCGTCGAGTATTGTTGGGACTCCATGACATTCCTGAGCGAGGCATGCATTAAAGCCTCGCTATCTCCTGATTGCTGGATAGAGGATAATATAGAGATATACCTATATGAGGCCCAAATATTCAGGGAAAAATCGCCTAGAGGCGACGTAGAGGAGAGGGACCTCCTAAGAGAATTGGGGCTCTGCAATAAATCCTATAATTTATAACATCAAAGAAGCATAAATGAGCGAAATCTTTGGATTGTTTATTTCGTCGTGAATAGCTTTAAAAACCCATTTCATGTGATGAATTCAATGTTTGACATAAAGCAAATACGGCTTGGACTTGAGGAATGGAGAAAATTAGGGGAGGAACTTAAGAGGATTGGGCAGAACGATGATCTGGAGGTGCTGATGAATATAGCTGTGGCCCCCACGGATGAGGAGGAGCAGAGCAGCGACTTGATTCAGCGAGTAACTAATGAGATGAATGAGTTAGGCAAGGAAATCGAGAAAGAGGTTGGCGCCTCCGTGAATGTCCATGCGCATGAGGATCACTTCGCGATGTATGTATCGATAAAAAGGAAGGGAGGGGAAGCATCGAGCTCCATTAGGTCAGTCATGTCTATCATTAAGAATTGCGAGAGCTGCGCAGTGCATGGAATAGATGGGGAAATACACCTAGGCGATGATGTATCGGCCATATTCTTTGGGGATCCATACAAGTTAACATTCATATTGCCCGCACAAGATGGGCGGAGGCTCACNATAATGGAAATGAACACGTGAACCGCCAAGCAATACATTAATTCAATGGCCATTAATTATAGCATCACCTCAATAAGTGCACCGCATATTATTTGGGCCTCCCGCATTAGATGAATTATCGGGACCTCAGCGCGAACCCTTCGGGGCCTAAAGAGACGAGACGCCCTGTCATATTAATTATTTCATTGCAATATTTTTATATTTGCTGGACTTATTTGCTGCACGTGGGTGTACCTGCATGCCTCTCCAGNGACATGGATGCCTTCATACTTAAGTATCCATTCACCAACGAAGCGAAGCGTAGAGTGGATAGGGCTGGAATTAGATTAGATGATCTAGCTAAGCCTGAGAATAAGGATCTAGTGATCAAGGCAATGGATTTCCTCGAGGACCTCGTGAATAGGGGGGAGAAGGCGAGGACGCCATTATTTGGCGATTCCATTAATGTAGTTCTCATTCATTTCTTAGCCATGGCCATGGCTGCCCACCTTAATTCAAGGCTGTGGAGACGCATTGCAGATGCCGAGAGCAAGTTGTTCTCCAGGAATTTAGCGAAGGAGGACCCAGCATGCATAGCATACGTGGCTCGGGAATTCGGCATGAGGATAGAGCCATCTGGTCGCGTGGCCGGAGGCCAAATTGCTAGGTTATTTGAGTCCAGCGTCAATGTTTGGGACTACTTAAAGGCAATGCCCCGCAATGATCCTTACTGGTCGCTGGGATCGCGTCCATTAATACGGGGATATGTCCTAGTAAATCGGCTGGACCTAGTTAGGCTAGTTGAGGAGTCCGTGGAGAAGCAAGTGATTAATCTGATAAGCTCATTCAATAAGGAAAAGGAGTTATTCGCGAGAATAATAGAGCCTGTTAAGGATAGGTTAGGCAACTTACAGGAGAGAGTCAACATAAAGTATGAACCAGTTAATGTTAAGGTAACCACTCGCTATCCTCCCTGCATAGAGAGCATTATGAAAGAAATGAGGAGCGGCGGGAATCCGAGCCACATGGCTAGATTCGCCTACGCTGCATTCATGATAAATGCCTTGACGGATTATGATGGATTAGAAATAGAGGACGCAGTTGAGCGAATCATAAACGACTTTAAAACAGTTGCCGACTTCAGTGAGAAGATAACTAGGTACCAAGTGGAGCACATATCCGGCCTTAAGGGGGGTAGAAATAAGTATCTACCACCCTCATGCCAAGAAATGAATACGTTGGGGCTATGCCCAACAAATTTAGGATGCGGAACAAGGAATCCACTGCAATACTACGCTAAGTCCAGGCTATCTCTACCCGGTAATTCAAAGGAGCGAAAACAAGGAAACTGACCTCCTCCCAAAAGGGCGAGGCTTCCGATCTTTTTTTGCAATGCGCCTCGCCTTAATTGGCGAGGAGTTTGACCCGCAATAAGGTTTAATGCCGCTTATGAATTATAAACCAAATCGCTATTGTTGTTGCAATCATAATAATGAGGGGTATCATGAATATGTTTAATGGATTCAGCCTATACGTTATGCCTGCAATATAGCTTCCCAGGGATTGGCCTATTAATTGAAAAATTATGAGGAGGCTAATGGCATTGCCCCTGCCCCTTGCATCTACGTAGTCCCCCATATCGCTTTGAATCGATGTGGACACCACCTGAGCGCCGATTTGTATAATTATTAGGTAGACCGCTATTGCGATTCCCCCTAGAGGCAATAATCCAAACACATTGGCAACCGCTATCGTTGTGGAGCCAATAATTAGGAGGGAATGCCGCATCTTATCTATATATAAAGCCGTCACCACTCCCACGATAATGTAGGCGGCATTGGCCGCAGCCACAATGGTTCCCCAAGCCACCGTGTTTAAATTCAATTTATAAATAGCATAAATAGGCACTAATGTGTTGGCTGAAACGGTTGTGGCCGAGGCGATGAGCATTATCACCAAGAGGAATCTAGCCCTCGCGTGTAGCCTCAATATGGATGAACGCAAATCATATGAAGCAAGCAATTCCCGTAGGGATAANTTGCTCCGCGTCTCGTTAAGGGTCTCCACAAGGGTCTTGTGACGTATAACCGCCACAATTATGGCCATAATGGTTGATATTAAGTATGCAAATCTGATGCCGAGCAAACCATACCTATTTATCAATGCACCACCAAGGGGCGGCAGTATCAATGTAGGTAATTGAGGAAGCACGGAGACCAACATCACGCCACTGGCTCTTTTGCTTGATGGAAGCGAGTCCAATATCGTAGCCATGAGGGCCGGTTGGTAAAATCCAATAGCTGAATTAATGATATATATCGCGAGGAGCGATTCCCAATTAGGAGCCAAAACATAGAGAAGAGTTGTGCCAGCCACTCCCCAAGTACCTATTAGTATTGAGCGACGCCGCCCTATCGTATCCGTTAAAAGGCCCCCGGGGATTATAGTTATCAATTGGGAGAGCATGCCAAGGGAGTAAATAATGCCTATAATCTCCGAATCAGCGCCAAGCATCTTCATATAGATCGAGAGGTAAGGAACGGTTATGGATGAACCTACGGCATATATTAACCAGGATACCATCATTACACCTACATTGCCCTTGAAATACACAGAGGTATCCTGGAGCCATTTTGTCATTAAAGCCAAGGCCTACCCAATAATTTTAAATTATTCACTAAAAACGATAAGCACTATCCCCTGTCCCGAATTCCCTCTCTGATTACTTGCCCCTTGTAACTATTCACTGCTCGTTCCCTCTATGGTATTATGGAGACCCATTCCTGAATGCAATCCAAGCCTTAAAGGAGCCATAATTACTTACCGATTATAAAAGAGGGGATTCAAGGAGTGAAGAACCTCGCTCCTCAAGGCGGGGAGGAGGCCAGGGACNTCGCTATGCCTCTTCTTAGTAGGTCGGTTATCTCCTCGTTGGAGTAGCCTAACCATGATAATACCTCTTGCGTATGTTCGCCCAGCATTGGGGGAGGGATATCAGTGATAACCTTCATATTATTGCTTTTAATTGGATTACTCATTACCTTAATCGCCCCAATCCTGGGGTGAGCCAAGCTGAGGACTGCGCCCCTCTGCTTGGCATGATCGCTCTCCACTGCCTCCTTGACGTTAAGTATTGGGGAGACTGGAACGCCGGCCTCCTTAAGTAATTTAATCCAATGATTGGACGGGGACTTATTGAAAGTTGCTCTTAACTCCTCAATCAATGCCTCCCTGTTTCTGACCCTATCTGGATTGGTTCTATATAATGGATTGAGAAGCAGATCCTCGCGGCCAATTGCCTTGCAGAATGATTCCCATAATTTATCGTTCCCCACAGCCACTATGAAGTACTTATCATCGCTTCCCTTGAATGCTTGGTATGGAACAATGGTTGGATGGGCGCTTCCCATTCTGCGTGGAACCTCGCCGCCGGCTAGATACTGAGATGCTTGGTGAGTCAGGATGGATAGCGCGGAATCCATTAGGGATAGGTCTATATATGTGCCTTTACCATTCTTTTCCCTCATCCTTAATGCGGCCAATATCGATGTGACACAGTACATTGATGTGACTATATCTATTATGGGCACTCCAAACTTAACGGGCTCGCCATTAGGCTCCCCCGTTAAATCCATTAAGCCACTCATGGCCAGCGCGATTATATCGTAACCAGGTTCATTCCTGTATGGGCCCCATTGACCAAAGCCTGAAATTGAGCAATAAATTATCCCTGGATTAAGTCTAGCTGAATCCACGTAACCTATGCCTAGCTTATCGGCGGCTCCAGGCCTCATTGCCTCGATAATTACATCGCTTCTCGATACCAGTTTTCTAGCAATATCAATGCCCTCCCTTGTCCCTAGATTGATCGCAATGGATTTCTTGCCCCTATTAATGCTTGCGAAATACGCGCTATAATTATCCGCATAAAAGGGGGGACCCCATGACCTCGCGTGATCCCCATTAATGGGCTCAACCTTTATTACTTCTGCGCCGAGATCGGCAAGCATCATTGAGGCGAATGGACCGGCCACTGCGCTAGCTATTTCTAGCACTGTAATGCCGCTGAGAGGCGACGACACAGGTAGCGATTTTAAGGAACTTAAATAAATTTACCGATACGTCTGGAATTACTTGGGGAAAAGCTATTTATCTTAGATGAAATAAAAACAACTTTATAAATAATAACAATAATTAGTATTAAGCAAGAAAGGTATTTAATTATAAATATAAATAGTCAGTGAACATTTCTATCATAAGAATGCTGATTTTTTATATTTCTAATAGTAAAAGAAACAATTGATATTAATATAATTTTTATTTACATTAAGCAATAGATTGATCAATGAATATCAACATAATTTATTTCACTAATAGAATAAATTACATCTGTAAACATATTGAGCCATAATTTTTATATATATTAATTATTAAAAATCAATGGATGCATCCATATACNAAGAGAAATGGACGCGGGAAGCAAAGGAAGCATTAATCAGCCAATTCTTCGGCTTCATGCTGGATGCGTATGATCTACTATTCGTAACAGCAATGACCACTATACTTGCTGGCGTATTATTGCCGCCAAGCCTAAGCGGCATACTGAAGTACTACTATACGCTCTTCGGATACGCCTTCACCCTAATAGGAAGACCGCTGGGCAGCGCAATATTCGGCAACCTAGGCGATAAATGGGGACGCAGAGATACGCTGATGATCACCATAACCGGGTTCTCAATATTAAGTGCATTAACNGCGGCGCTCCCAACATATGCCGAAATAGGCATAGCTGCATTCATAATATTCCTAGTTCTCAGATTCGTGCAGGGAACATTCATAGGAGGAGAGTACGCCGCTGGGCATCCATTCGCTATAGAGTACGCGCCCACCAAGTGGAGGGGTCTAGCAAGCGGCATAGCGCAGGGGGCATTCTCATGGGGCGTGGCCCTCGGCGGCTTCGTGGTTTCCCTATTCGTGGCTACACTTGGGATACCGGCGATGAAGGCCTATGGTTGGCGGTACGTATTCCTAACAGGCTTAATACCGGCCGTCGTTGCATTAATCATTAGGTTCAAGATGAAGGATTCCCCAATATTTACGGAAGCAAAGGAGAAGAAGGAGTTAGAGAAGGTTCCATTCCTAAGCCTCTTCAAGCCCCCAACCCTATGGACATTCCTACAAGTATTTATCTTGATGACTGGACTATTCTTCAGCTCATACTCCCTCTTCGACTACGCAACAGGTATATTGACTGGGGCCGGGTTAGGGGAAGGAAGTGCATCGTACTTCTACGCTATCTCCGGAATCTTCGCTGCAATAGCCGCAACGCTCTGGGGCTTCTCCTCCGACTTCATAGGGAGGAAAAGGGCATTCATCATTAGCGCAGTGGTTTCTGTAGTAATGGCTGTTCCATCATTCTACATATGGTATCTAGGCGCGGCAACCAAGAATATTGCATTGCTTTACTTGGGTTCACTGTTCGCTGGTTGGTTCACTCAGTGGCCATGGGGCCTCGTTCCAGTCTACTTATCCGAGCGCTTCGGCACAGTTAGACGAGCCAGCGGAGTCGGGTTTGGTTATAGCTCTGGACTCTTCCTGACCGCGTGGATGCCCCTATATTCCATTCCATTATACAGCGTATTTAAGTCCATTGAAGGAACAAACATCTGGTTCACTGCCGCGTTCTTCTTAATATTAGCAGGAATATTATACGGAATAGCTGCGGCAATGGGACCAGAAACTAAGGGAATAGATCTGAGGCTAGTCAAGTAATGCATCTATTAAGTCCATAATTAAAATCAACTTCAAGTTTTTATTTTAAAAATCATCAGTGACTTACTAGAATGGATCTTGATTTATTAAGTAGAGGAGGAGATTCGTGTCTGCATCGGGCGATGCCTTAATCACTATTATTAGATCGCCCTTTCTCCTTAATAGGATCTGGGAACTAGATGTAATTATGGTTAATGCCTCAACATCAGCACTCATGTTAGCTGCCTTGAGGCTCCTCGATACGTCATTTATTATCGACGCAATGAATGCGCTTAACATTCTATTATCAATAGCGGCTGGCCCACGACTCTTAACCGCTATGGGAAAACCATTCGCAGTCGCTAATCCCACCAACTCAATATCACTAACATTATCCAGCAATCCATCTATGTAACCCTTAATATTATCGCTAAAGGAATTCTGCATTAACCTAAGCATTCTATGCCTCTAATTTAAACTTTATTATTAGAAGCATTAGTTAGGCCATCTCTCCGCCCTAAAGGATGGGGTTTTCCATCCCCTAACCATCTTTATATAGACTACATGAGGGTTCAAGGCGCAACGAGTTGCCATAGACCAGTGGCTATGCTGACATATATCGTGAGTATTATTAGGCCCCACACAACCACGCTGAGCCCCTCCGTGACCCTCATAGCCTTCTTCTCGCCCATAACTCGAGCCAAGATCGCATAAACGAATTGACCACCATCAAGTGGAAGAGCGGGAAGAGAATTCAGGAGAACCAGGGTAACATTAAGCGTCCAGAACCAGTAAAGGAAATTATAGAAGTCCCTGTTTTGAAGCATTACCCCAATAAAGGGAAAGCCCGGATCATTGGGGTTGCTTGCCAATGTGACCACGTGATTGGTGATCACGCCATTAGCTAGCGTCGTTAAAATCAAGTGCTCGCCAGGCCTAGCTCCCTCCAATAAGTATAGGAGCGAATATGTTGATTGAATTGCAGTACCGTTAGCATATAGGAGGACGCTTCCATTAATTATCCCCGATTGATAGGCGGGGTACCCCTTCAACACGCCGGTTATAATTACCCCACCTAAGGCATTTATTATGCCTGGAGCATTAACTAGATAAAGTAAGCCAACTGCTAAGTAAGCCAGCAAGAGATTTGCGAATACCCCACCGCCGTACACTGTCAATAATTGAATTAAGGAGAGCCTCTGCTTCATGTCGTTCTCATCGAGCTCCACGAACCCGCCATAAAGGAGAAATAAGGAGAGAAAAGCTCCACCGGACTTGACTCGAGAACCGAACCTGATAGCCAATGCGCCGTGGCTGAATTCATGAACCAATATGCCTATGCCTATGGCTATCAAAACGTAGAGGAATACATATAGATCAACCGTGACACCCGGTATCAGCGGGGCTAGAGGGACGAATTTATGCGTGACCAATGTTGTCGGCGACGATGATTTAACCGTTAGTATTGCATATACATTATTGCCCAATATCCTGAAGAACGAGGGGAACGAGAAGCCGGGTACCCCAACTATCTGAAGCGGAGCTGGAACTAAGTATAGCATTGAGGATAGAAATACACCGATCACCAACACCTCCAGAATCCAGGATGGCACCCGCGAAATTGCCTTAGCAACTGGCTCTATTACTTGGTGAACATTTTCTCCCCGCACCATCACGGCGAGCCCATAATATATCTTGAGCAGCTTGAACCTATTTCTGAATGGATAAAGAACACCAATCATTAGAAACCAAGCAATGAATAACCATGCAATGCTTGGAATCACTTATCCCCACCCCAAACCCTAATGGGGTAAAGCTTTTCGTCCCAATGGACTTCCATCTCCATTACTTATCGAACCGCTAAGCCTATATAAACGTTAATATGGTAATATATGATTCCCAACCCATACCCAAATAATGTTTAGGCAATCAAAAGCCTTATTCCTATTTCAGCAACTATCTGCGGCATCCCAAAAAGCCGGAGATTGCTGAGCCGCCCGATTCTGGGCAGTAATGGTTCTAGTACGTTTAGGAAAAGTTTATTATTTCATCATTATAGGGAGTTGATTATATGTCAATGGCAATGCAGTCTGGACCCGTTAAGTACTTGTTCTGGGTAGTGGCGCCTATAGCGTTCGCTGCCGCCGCCGCATGGGGGCAAGTCGCCCATAATAGTTGGCTCTCAATAGGGGTATTCGTGGGTTACTTGGTTATAGTGTTCGGGATAATGATCGCGATGAGCTATAAGTCATATAAATCTAACTCGGTTGAGATAGAGAAGTATAAGCGACAATCGGCTCTGGGGAAGCTTGATCCTGACGAGATACGGAAAGCAATGGAGCGCGACGCCGAGCTTCAGAAAGAGTACTCCCAAATGTCTAAGGGAATGTTCAAGAACATGTTCATACTCCTAGCGCTGTTATTGGTGATCATATTCATTTACCCAACCCTCTTATCCACAGTCGTTAATAGATTTATAACGGCATTAATAGCCAGGTACGCTGTCGGAATGACCGTCTTTTATCAGGACTTCCTATCCTACTTCCTAGGCTACCTAGTTCTCTTCGGCGTTTGGTTCCTCGTGTTCTACGCATTATCGAGGGCCCTTAAGCTTCCGTTTGCGGGCCAAGCAGCCAACCCCATGGGTAATCTACCGATGATACCCAGCAAGGGCGTTGTATTCTATAGGGATGCATTTATACTGGATGGGTCCTACATAATGAAGACCCCCCTCGCCGTTAAACGCATACTCATAAACGAGAAGAGAAGATTCATAGAAATAGAGCTGGAATCAAAGCCGCAGAACCAGAAGAGGAGAGGCATGCAGCTCCCATACCAAAGGATAAGGCTATACACTAAGTCGCCTAAGGAATTATGGAGCAAAATCCTATCCAAATACTTCCAACAAGTATCCGTAGAGACGATTGAGAAGCCGCAGGAGGCGGGGGTCGAGGAACCCAATCAACAAGCGGGCGGGGATGGCGGGGCGGAATCAAAGGAAAAGCATTACGTCTGCCCGTACTGTGGATCACCCATAGAGGAGGATTGGGAGTACTGCCCTAAGTGCGGTAGGAAAATACCGTGGAATAAATTATTAAAGGAGTGAAGCAAATAACGCCATCAAAAATTATTTTATTAAATGATAATTGCTGTTATATTAACCGAAGAGGCTAGCGAGGCCGCCGATTGTTTCCTCCTCTGATTTCTCCTCCTTCTTCTCGGCCTTCTCCTCCTTCTTCTCTGCGCCCGCCGCTGATGCTGCTTGAGGCTGGGCAGCTGGTGCAGCGGCTGGCGCTGCTGGAGCGAATGCAGCCGTTTTTATTGCCTCATCGATGTTAACATCCTTTATTGCNGCCACTAAGGCCTTCACCTTTATTTCATCGGCGGATACCCCAGCAGCCTGAAGAACCTTAACTATGTTCTCCTCGTTTATTGGTTGCTTGGCATAGTGAAGCAACAGCGTTGCATATACGTACTCCACTTAATTCACCGAAACAACCGTCACCTATGTCTATAAAAATTTTTGCTCCCCTTCCTCATCACAAAGTTTAATTAATTAGAGGCGTATGGCTGGGTAAGTTTAATAATCGCGCTTCCCTGATTCCCGCATGGTTAATCTATTGGATGCCGATGAGAATGAATTAGCGAGGCTATTGAGGGAGGGGGAATTAGTGGTGGCCGTATATGGAATGGGATACGTTGGCACGGCGATAGCGGCAGTATGGGCAAGGGCGGGAGCCAAAGTGATTGGGGTTGATGCTGACTCAAGTAAAGTCGCCGCATTTAAGTCATGCACTTTTAGGTTAAGCGATTCAACTGTTGAGGCTGAGCTGAGGAGGCTGGCTAAGAAATTGACATACACAATGAGCGGGGAGGAGGCCTCCGCCAGTAGCCAAGTGAAGATAGTGACTGTTCCCATATACATGAATGATGGAGAACCACGTTTTGACGCTTTTTCCTCCGCAATGGAGAGCATAGGCAAGGGCCTCAAGAGGGGGGACCTAGTTATAATAGAGTCATCGGTTCCCCCCAGAACCACCATAGAGGTGGCTAAGCCCATACTAGAGCGCGTCAGTGGATTAGTGGCTGAGGATGATTTTGGACTAGTATACTCACCTGAGCGAATATATGTGGGAAGGGCTATTCAAGACATAGAGGAGCGATACCCTAAGGTAATTGGGGGAATCGGGCCAAGAAGCACCAAGGCCGCAAAGGCGCTTTATGGAGTCATAGCGAAGAAGGGAGTGATGATAGTTAGTTCACCCACAGTGGCTGAGACCGAGAAACTAGTGGAGGGCGTCTATAGGGATGTAAATATCGCGTTAGCTAATGAAGTGGCTAGGCTCTGCAGGAGCTTGGGCATAGATTTCGATGAGGTTAGGGAAGCAGCAAATAGCCAACCCTACTCACACTTGCATAAGCCTGGTCCTGGGGTGGGCGGTTCCTGCATACCAATTTATCCGCAGTTCCTCATGTATACCGCTAAACGCATCGGCGTTCAATTAGACTTAACGTCTCTGGGAAGACAGATAAACGTCATGGCCGCTAAGCATGTATTCGACCTAATAAGGGAGGCAGCAGGCATAATTAAGGCAACGAATCCAAGAATATCCGTGCTTGGGTTGGCATTTAGGGGCGACGTGGACGACACTAGGCTAAGCCCCTCGTATGACGTCATTAAGCACCTGCTAAATAATGGATACAGGAACCTGATTGTTCACGATCCATACGTGGTGGAGGACCGCACATTGAGGGATTGGAACATACCGTTAACCAGGGACCTGGAGGCATCGTTGAGGGCCGACGTGATAGCGATACTAACCGACCACAGTGAATATGCTAGGCTGAGCCTCATGGATATAGGCAAAGTAAATTCCAGGGTGGCAGTGGTTGATTCTAGGCACATAATTCGGGACTGGAGGAACCCGCCCCCGAACGTGATTTACGTGGGCATAGGTCGACCAATGACGGGGAACATACATGAATAGCAAGGAGAAGGCTGCTGCAGCGGCGTTGAGTTACGTAAGTAACGGGGACGTGGTGGGGGCCGGCACTGGAAGCACTGCTCAAGTATTTCTTGAAATGCTGGCGGAGAGGGTGAGGAGAGGAGAATTATCAATTGAGATAGTTCCCACCTCAAGCGAGGTCGAGGTGAATGCGGTGAGGCTTGGATTGGGAAGAATGGTGAGGCAGCCATGGCAAGTGGATGAGATAGATGTTGCAATAGATGGAGCCGATGCCGTGGACCCAAATAAAAACTTGATAAAAGGCGGGGGTGGGGCATTAACTCGGGAAAAGATCATCGACTATGGGGCGGCATCCTTCATAGTAATAATAGATGAGAGCAAACTTGTTCCGGCAATACCGGGTGGGCGGCCAATTCCAATAGAGGTATTACCATTCGCTTGGTTAATGGTTAAGCGAACAATAGAGAGGAGGTTTGGCGGGGAAGCTAGGTTAAGGGTGGGGAACGATAAGAGGGGGCCGGTCATCACGGATAACGGCAATTACCTCCTGGATTATTCGTACCCCATCGACAGCATCGATATCGATAAGGAAGCGGAATTAAAGGCAATACCGGGCGTTGTCGAGGTGGGAATATTTAATGGGTCAAGGGTAAGCAAGTTGATAATTGGCTCAAGCAATGATGTCATAATCAAGTAAGGCTAATCCAGGTCCTCCTCGACAGCTTTTAATAAGGGATCCATTGGTGTGGTGGCGTGAGAATCAAGGCGGTATTGTTTGATTTCGATGATACATTGATGGATGTCGATAATGGGCGAAGAGGAGCAATTGAGGCGGTGGCGGCGGCAATTCAATCAATTCATGGCATACCCAGCGGCGAGGCTATTGCTTTATTNGAAATCATTGAGCGCGAAATGGAGCGCCGAGCAATTTTTGATAGGAGGAAGTGGTTCTTGAGCCTATATAATAGGCTTGGATTATCGCTTGAGAGGGGGGAGGCGCTTAATTTATTGAGGATTTATTGGGGAACCTGGACCAAGCTGAGCAAGGCATATCCGGACACCGAACCCGCCCTGCAAATGCTTAAGCCGCTTAGGTTAGGCATTATAGCTAATACAGATGGCGTTAATGGATTTAAGAGGGCAAGAATGGAGGCAAGCGGAATACTTCACTATTTTGACTTGATAGTGGTTGCCGGCGATGATACTCCCGAGGTAAAGCCGCATCCGGCGCCGTTCCTGTTAGCGGCTAGCTTGCTTCACGTGGATCCAGAGGAGTGCCTATTCGTGGGGGATAGGGTTGGCAGCGATATACGTGGAGCAATTACGGCTGGAATGGAGACCGCACTAATTAGGAGCCGAGAGGAGTCCCCCCTTCCAAATATTAAACTGAGTTCCTTGATGGATATAGTTGCTTACCTGCATTAATTATTAGGCGAGCCGCTCCCTTCCCCGCAGCGCGGATAATATTGCCGCCATTATCGCCATCGCCGCGGCCACGTGATACGCGTAATGGAAGCCGCCTATCATGGCTGGAGCTATTGCCGTGGGGAAGAAACTGGGCTTAGTGAGGATTGGGAGAAGGGATTGAGGAATTGATGCATGAGTTATGTTCACCAACGTGCTTATGGGATCATATCCAAGGAAGGCTGCGAATAATGCTATGGCTGGCGGTATGCTGCTAAGCGCAGCGGCAGTGCTGATCGGCAAACCAGCGCTAATCAGTGAGGCGGCAAGTACCTTAGGCAATGCGGCGTATGTTCCAACTATTATTAGCGACAGAAATATAACTATGCTGGTCAAGGAACCGACATTCTGTAGGCTGGCCCTCATGCCTGACGCGGCCGAGCGATCCTTTGGTGGAACGGGAGTTAATATGGATACTTGATTAGGGGACATGAATAGGCCGAACCCCATTCCCATTAT of the Thermocladium sp. ECH_B genome contains:
- a CDS encoding formyl-CoA transferase yields the protein MSSPLSGITVLEIASAVAGPFASMMLADLGAEVIKVEPINGDHARSWGPPFYADNYSAYFASINRGKKSIAINLGTREGIDIARKLVSRSDVIIEAMRPGAADKLGIGYVDSARLNPGIIYCSISGFGQWGPYRNEPGYDIIALAMSGLMDLTGEPNGEPVKFGVPIIDIVTSMYCVTSILAALRMREKNGKGTYIDLSLMDSALSILTHQASQYLAGGEVPRRMGSAHPTIVPYQAFKGSDDKYFIVAVGNDKLWESFCKAIGREDLLLNPLYRTNPDRVRNREALIEELRATFNKSPSNHWIKLLKEAGVPVSPILNVKEAVESDHAKQRGAVLSLAHPRIGAIKVMSNPIKSNNMKVITDIPPPMLGEHTQEVLSWLGYSNEEITDLLRRGIAXSLASSPP
- a CDS encoding transporter — encoded protein: MDASIYXEKWTREAKEALISQFFGFMLDAYDLLFVTAMTTILAGVLLPPSLSGILKYYYTLFGYAFTLIGRPLGSAIFGNLGDKWGRRDTLMITITGFSILSALTAALPTYAEIGIAAFIIFLVLRFVQGTFIGGEYAAGHPFAIEYAPTKWRGLASGIAQGAFSWGVALGGFVVSLFVATLGIPAMKAYGWRYVFLTGLIPAVVALIIRFKMKDSPIFTEAKEKKELEKVPFLSLFKPPTLWTFLQVFILMTGLFFSSYSLFDYATGILTGAGLGEGSASYFYAISGIFAAIAATLWGFSSDFIGRKRAFIISAVVSVVMAVPSFYIWYLGAATKNIALLYLGSLFAGWFTQWPWGLVPVYLSERFGTVRRASGVGFGYSSGLFLTAWMPLYSIPLYSVFKSIEGTNIWFTAAFFLILAGILYGIAAAMGPETKGIDLRLVK
- the rpl12p gene encoding 50S ribosomal protein P1 (similar to eukaryotic L12) — protein: MEYVYATLLLHYAKQPINEENIVKVLQAAGVSADEIKVKALVAAIKDVNIDEAIKTAAFAPAAPAAAPAAQPQAASAAGAEKKEEKAEKKEEKSEEETIGGLASLFG
- a CDS encoding UDP-N-acetyl-D-mannosaminuronic acid dehydrogenase, with amino-acid sequence MVNLLDADENELARLLREGELVVAVYGMGYVGTAIAAVWARAGAKVIGVDADSSKVAAFKSCTFRLSDSTVEAELRRLAKKLTYTMSGEEASASSQVKIVTVPIYMNDGEPRFDAFSSAMESIGKGLKRGDLVIIESSVPPRTTIEVAKPILERVSGLVAEDDFGLVYSPERIYVGRAIQDIEERYPKVIGGIGPRSTKAAKALYGVIAKKGVMIVSSPTVAETEKLVEGVYRDVNIALANEVARLCRSLGIDFDEVREAANSQPYSHLHKPGPGVGGSCIPIYPQFLMYTAKRIGVQLDLTSLGRQINVMAAKHVFDLIREAAGIIKATNPRISVLGLAFRGDVDDTRLSPSYDVIKHLLNNGYRNLIVHDPYVVEDRTLRDWNIPLTRDLEASLRADVIAILTDHSEYARLSLMDIGKVNSRVAVVDSRHIIRDWRNPPPNVIYVGIGRPMTGNIHE
- a CDS encoding ribose-5-phosphate isomerase, with protein sequence MNSKEKAAAAALSYVSNGDVVGAGTGSTAQVFLEMLAERVRRGELSIEIVPTSSEVEVNAVRLGLGRMVRQPWQVDEIDVAIDGADAVDPNKNLIKGGGGALTREKIIDYGAASFIVIIDESKLVPAIPGGRPIPIEVLPFAWLMVKRTIERRFGGEARLRVGNDKRGPVITDNGNYLLDYSYPIDSIDIDKEAELKAIPGVVEVGIFNGSRVSKLIIGSSNDVIIK